A window of the Bdellovibrio svalbardensis genome harbors these coding sequences:
- a CDS encoding peptidylprolyl isomerase, protein MNKIKVSHILVEKEFEAQDLLRALSEGKSFEDLAMKYSKCPSAKAGGDLGEISPSRLDEDFADAALALKTGETSQKPVRTRFGYHLIKRIA, encoded by the coding sequence ATGAACAAAATTAAGGTCAGCCACATTCTGGTGGAAAAAGAATTTGAAGCGCAAGATTTGCTTCGCGCACTGTCTGAAGGAAAGTCTTTTGAAGACTTGGCAATGAAATACTCAAAATGTCCCTCTGCAAAAGCAGGTGGAGATCTTGGGGAGATCAGTCCTTCACGTCTTGATGAGGATTTTGCAGACGCCGCCTTGGCATTGAAAACTGGAGAGACCTCACAAAAGCCGGTTCGCACACGATTTGGCTATCATTTGATAAAACGTATTGCCTAG
- a CDS encoding NAD(P)-dependent alcohol dehydrogenase, protein MFKTKGFAAPAPKAPLAPFQFERRELRDNDVHIEIQYCGVCHSDVHQVRDEWGHGAFPMVPGHEIVGKVLAVGPKVKKFKVGDLAGVGCMVDSCLECRSCKEGLEQYCENGFVGTYNSKEKDGKTPTYGGYSDSIVTREEFCLKISPKLNLAAVAPLLCAGITTYSPLRHWKVSKGQKVGVVGLGGLGHMAVKLANAMGANVVVFTTSASKVEDAKRLGAHEVVISKNLEQMKTHANSFDFIIDTVSAPHDYNLYISLLHRDGNMVLVGLPDKPPELYAGNLIMGRRKLGGSLIGGIAETQEMLDFCAEHNIVSDIEMIPIQKINEAYERMIKSDVKYRFVIDMKSLA, encoded by the coding sequence ATGTTTAAAACAAAAGGCTTTGCCGCTCCGGCACCGAAGGCACCCCTTGCACCCTTCCAATTCGAACGTCGCGAACTTCGAGACAACGACGTTCATATCGAAATTCAATATTGCGGCGTTTGTCACTCAGACGTTCATCAAGTGCGTGATGAGTGGGGTCACGGGGCCTTTCCGATGGTTCCTGGCCACGAGATTGTTGGCAAAGTTCTTGCCGTTGGCCCAAAAGTAAAAAAATTCAAAGTCGGCGACCTCGCGGGAGTTGGCTGCATGGTGGATTCTTGCTTAGAGTGTCGCTCTTGCAAAGAGGGTCTTGAGCAGTATTGTGAGAACGGCTTTGTTGGCACCTACAACAGCAAAGAAAAAGATGGCAAGACTCCAACTTACGGAGGCTACTCTGATTCAATTGTGACGCGAGAAGAATTCTGTCTAAAGATTTCTCCAAAACTAAACTTAGCGGCAGTCGCTCCTCTACTTTGCGCAGGCATCACAACTTATTCTCCTCTTAGACATTGGAAAGTTTCCAAAGGACAGAAAGTTGGCGTTGTGGGGTTGGGTGGCTTGGGTCATATGGCCGTCAAGCTGGCAAACGCCATGGGCGCGAACGTTGTGGTCTTCACTACTTCAGCTTCCAAAGTCGAAGATGCAAAACGTCTTGGCGCCCACGAAGTTGTGATCTCAAAGAATCTTGAGCAGATGAAAACTCACGCAAACAGTTTTGATTTCATTATCGACACTGTTTCAGCCCCTCATGATTACAATCTTTATATCAGCCTTCTTCACAGAGACGGCAATATGGTTTTGGTTGGCCTTCCAGACAAGCCGCCAGAGCTTTATGCAGGTAATTTGATCATGGGTCGCCGCAAATTAGGTGGATCTTTGATTGGCGGAATTGCCGAGACCCAAGAAATGTTGGATTTCTGCGCTGAACACAATATTGTTTCAGACATTGAAATGATTCCAATTCAAAAAATTAATGAGGCCTACGAGCGCATGATCAAGAGCGACGTTAAATATCGCTTCGTTATCGATATGAAGTCTTTGGCCTAG